In Streptantibioticus cattleyicolor NRRL 8057 = DSM 46488, a genomic segment contains:
- a CDS encoding acyl carrier protein has protein sequence MSFDELKDVLVGMGIPAQDITSRATREEAGLDSLAIAELVLVLRREHGIGVTEEEVHEAVTVADVADLLGRCRTAAP, from the coding sequence TTGTCGTTCGACGAACTGAAGGACGTGCTGGTCGGGATGGGGATCCCGGCCCAGGACATCACCTCGCGCGCCACCCGCGAGGAGGCCGGCCTCGACTCGCTCGCCATCGCCGAACTGGTGCTGGTGCTCCGCCGCGAGCACGGCATCGGGGTCACCGAGGAGGAGGTGCACGAGGCCGTCACCGTCGCCGACGTGGCCGACCTGCTCGGTCGGTGCCGGACGGCGGCCCCGTGA
- a CDS encoding cytochrome P450: protein MPPNTVPTPVPGGRPLIGHARQLLWRRLPFLESLRDHGDIVVIRLGPWRIHVLNDPALVRDVLTKRSPDFGLSPQFQVMKRVIGNGLLATDGPFHRRQRKLILPALHHTRIRAYARTMTRLADARTARWQDGQTLRVDAEFTELATEIVLRCLFSTEIGGADVAAVVAALPDLMSWAGSRGLDPTGLLGAVPTPLGRRFRRSMAVLDALLARVIGARRADGPATDHPDLLAALLAARDAETGEPMSDRQIRDEAMSFLVAGAESVSRTLTWSALLLAGDPEAARRLHQEADRELSGRPAHFEDLPRLRHTRMVLQEALRLYPPGYLISRAALRDTTLGPYRIPAGATVMFSYYALQRDPRRFPDPARFDPLRWSPKRGGADREAFTPFGLGPHGCLGESFAWTEMSIVLATLAARWELRSASPRPVRPVPTFSLTMAGAPMTVTARPVRTGPVHTLLASRNGG from the coding sequence ATGCCCCCCAACACCGTCCCGACCCCGGTGCCAGGAGGCCGACCGCTGATCGGGCACGCCCGCCAACTGCTGTGGCGCAGGCTGCCGTTCCTGGAGTCGCTGCGGGACCACGGCGACATCGTGGTGATCCGCCTCGGCCCGTGGCGGATCCATGTGCTCAACGACCCGGCGCTCGTCCGCGACGTCCTCACCAAACGCTCCCCGGACTTCGGGCTGAGCCCCCAGTTCCAGGTGATGAAACGCGTCATCGGCAACGGGCTCCTCGCCACCGACGGCCCCTTCCACCGCCGGCAGCGCAAACTGATCCTCCCCGCCCTGCACCACACCAGGATCCGCGCCTACGCCCGCACCATGACCCGCCTCGCCGACGCCCGTACCGCCCGCTGGCAGGACGGGCAGACCCTGCGCGTCGACGCGGAGTTCACCGAACTGGCCACCGAGATCGTGCTGCGCTGCCTGTTCTCCACCGAGATCGGCGGCGCCGACGTGGCCGCCGTGGTGGCCGCCCTGCCCGACCTGATGAGCTGGGCCGGCAGCCGCGGCCTCGACCCGACCGGGCTGCTCGGCGCCGTCCCCACCCCGCTGGGCCGCCGCTTCCGGCGCTCCATGGCGGTGCTGGACGCGCTGCTCGCCCGGGTCATCGGGGCCCGCCGGGCGGACGGCCCGGCCACCGACCACCCCGACCTGCTCGCCGCGCTGCTCGCCGCCCGCGACGCGGAGACCGGGGAGCCCATGTCCGACCGGCAGATCCGCGACGAGGCCATGTCGTTCCTGGTGGCCGGGGCCGAATCGGTCTCCCGCACCCTGACCTGGAGCGCCCTGCTGCTGGCCGGCGACCCCGAGGCGGCCCGCCGGCTCCACCAGGAGGCCGATCGCGAACTGTCCGGCCGCCCGGCCCACTTCGAGGACCTGCCGAGGCTGCGCCACACCCGCATGGTGCTCCAGGAGGCGCTGCGCCTGTACCCGCCCGGCTACCTGATCTCCCGGGCGGCGCTGCGCGACACCACGCTCGGCCCCTACCGCATCCCGGCCGGCGCCACCGTGATGTTCTCCTACTACGCCCTCCAGCGGGACCCCCGCCGCTTCCCGGACCCGGCCCGGTTCGACCCGTTGCGCTGGTCGCCCAAGCGCGGCGGCGCCGACCGGGAGGCGTTCACGCCGTTCGGCCTCGGCCCGCACGGCTGCCTCGGCGAGAGCTTCGCGTGGACCGAGATGTCCATCGTGCTCGCCACCCTCGCCGCCCGCTGGGAGCTGCGCTCCGCCTCGCCGCGCCCGGTGCGGCCGGTGCCCACCTTCTCCCTGACCATGGCCGGCGCCCCGATGACCGTCACCGCGCGGCCGGTGCGCACCGGCCCCGTCCACACCCTGCTGGCCAGCCGTAACGGAGGATGA